The Naumovozyma dairenensis CBS 421 chromosome 1, complete genome genomic interval TAACGATGTAAGCGCGTAGCTTTTTCCTCTCCGCACTTGTTTGTATGAGGGTAAATATTCTGAAAATAAGGGTATCCTTTGGTAGCCCTCTACTAATCGCTTCTATGACAAATGGGGTTCCAGCTGGAGATAgatttgaatcattataCGTAATatgtataatataatataatatggaAGGGATTCATACCTACAGGGTCCAATATTAGCCCTATTCAATATAATCTATACCCAAGGAAATTTATCCCTTCACCTTTTAGCAGCTAGTCCTAGTCCTAGTCCCTTGGTTTGCCTCACACTGTTTGGAGTGACAAAATGGTGATCAGCAACTTTAACAAGAAGTATTGGGGTTTTTTCTGGGCGAACTAGTAGATCCAGCTGGCCAACATATCTAGCTATCgatgtatatatatatatatatatatatatatatagtaaGTAATAACGTACCTNNNNNNNNNNNNNNNNNNNNAGTCTAACGAGAATAGCCGCCCAGGTCCAATAAGGTCAatacgtatatataataataaattataatatgatACGTACAAATGTCTCCCTTAGTAACGCCATATACTTCTATTGGCGGAAATCGTGTCTCTTCGTGTGTTCTATGTTAATTAGGGTAACCTATAAACCCGCCCCCCTTATTTTATCGAAGCTTCTCTCTGCGTACACGGAAGACAATGAGGAAGCGATTTTGTTCCGTCATTAGCGACATAACTCTTCCTTCTGTAACAACTCCCCGTACAACCAGttttttgtaatcttttgtttccatttcaaaatttttttttcttcatcaacgaaatttttcactttccCTCATCTTTGACACCAACAAACAGAATCTCATTCAATTACTAATTTAACCAAAACAAGGAAATTAGATAGATCTGGCTTGTCAGTTCACATAcgaattattatataaaaagaagGAGAGCTTACTTCTGTTGTCAATTCTTACTTTTCATTGTTTCTTGGATCTTCGATTACTCCGTTCCTCATTTAGCCTAACTCAACTAACCAAGACAGTCACTAAACCCCTCCCAAAAAATGAGTGAAAAAAACAGTCGTATCGCCATCGTCAGTGCCGACAGATGTAAACCAAAGAAATGTCATCAAGAATGTAAACGTTCCTGTCCAGTCGTCAAAACTGGTAAACTATGTATCGAAGTCACCCCAACTTCCAAAATTGCCTTCATTTCTGAAATCCTATGTATCGGTTGTGGTATCTGTGTCAAGAAATGTCCCTTCGACGCtatcaccatcatcaaCCTACCTACCAACTTGGATCAATTCGTCACCCATCGTTATTCAGCTAACAGTTTCAAATTACATAGATTACCAACTCCAAGACCAGGCCAAGTCCTTGGGTTAGTCGGAACGAATGGTATCGGTAAATCCACTGCTTTGAAAATCTTAGCAGGGAAACAAAAACCAAATTTGGGGAAGTTCGATGATCCTCCTGAATGGCAAGATATCATTAAGTATTTTAGAGGTTctgaattacaaaattattTCACAAAAATGTTAGAGGATGATATTAAAGCTATTATTAAACCACAATATGTGGATAATTTACCTCGTGCTATTAAGGGACCTGTTCAAAAAGTTGgtgaattattgaaattgagaATGGAAAAGGATTCTGAAACTGTTAAATCTTATATTAAGACTTTACAATTGGAAGGTGTCTTGAATAGAGAGATTGATAAATTGTCTGGTGGGGAATTACAAAGATTCGCTATTGGTATGTCTTGTGTTCAAGATGCAGATGTTTATATGTTTGATGaaccttcttcttattcGGATGTTAAACAACGTTTGAATGCAGCTACTATTATTAGATCTTTGTTGGGTCCAACTAAATACGTTATTTGTGTCGAACACGATTTGTCAGTCTTGGATTATTTATCAGATTTCATTTGTATCATTTATGGTGTTCCATCTGTTTATGGTGTGGTTACTTTACCATCTTCAGTCAGAGAAggtattaatattttcttagATGGTCATATTCCAGCTGAAAATTTAAGATTCAGATCTGAAGCTTTACAATTTAGATTACATGAAGCCGGTgaagatttgaagaatGATGCTACTCGTGGGTTTGAATATCCAGCTATGAAGAGAACTCAAGGTGATTTCGTTTTGAATGTTGAATCTGGTGATTTCTCTGATTCTGAAATCTTAGTCTTAATGGGTGAAAATGGTACTGGTAAAACTactttaattaaattattgGCTGGTGCTATCCCAGCTGATGCAGCATCTGAACCAGTTCCTAAATTAAACGTTTCTATGAAACCACAAACTATCGCTCCAAGATTCCCTGGTAC includes:
- the RLI1 gene encoding Fe-S cluster-binding ribosome biosynthesis protein (similar to Saccharomyces cerevisiae RLI1 (YDR091C); ancestral locus Anc_8.227) → MSEKNSRIAIVSADRCKPKKCHQECKRSCPVVKTGKLCIEVTPTSKIAFISEILCIGCGICVKKCPFDAITIINLPTNLDQFVTHRYSANSFKLHRLPTPRPGQVLGLVGTNGIGKSTALKILAGKQKPNLGKFDDPPEWQDIIKYFRGSELQNYFTKMLEDDIKAIIKPQYVDNLPRAIKGPVQKVGELLKLRMEKDSETVKSYIKTLQLEGVLNREIDKLSGGELQRFAIGMSCVQDADVYMFDEPSSYSDVKQRLNAATIIRSLLGPTKYVICVEHDLSVLDYLSDFICIIYGVPSVYGVVTLPSSVREGINIFLDGHIPAENLRFRSEALQFRLHEAGEDLKNDATRGFEYPAMKRTQGDFVLNVESGDFSDSEILVLMGENGTGKTTLIKLLAGAIPADAASEPVPKLNVSMKPQTIAPRFPGTVRQLFFKKIRGQFLNPQFQTDVVKPLKIDDIIDQEVKHLSGGELQRVAIVLSLGIAADIYLIDEPSAYLDSEQRIICSKVIRRFILHNKKTAFVVEHDFIMATYLADKVIVFEGTPSKNATARKPESLLTGCNRFLKNLNVTFRRDPNSFRPRINKLDSQMDKEQKLSGNYFFLDNTGV